A genomic region of Mycobacterium sp. Aquia_213 contains the following coding sequences:
- a CDS encoding DUF732 domain-containing protein, with product MAGAALVGSAATATATTAQDEAYLAQLRAVGLTWPPQTEEALIGEAHLICYDLVWGWSPQQIADEVHQHLDKRSVTLPDVGTMVNAAHSIYCPGNVCDAPSLCT from the coding sequence ATGGCCGGCGCCGCGCTGGTTGGTAGCGCCGCGACAGCGACTGCCACCACGGCCCAGGATGAGGCATACCTCGCCCAATTGCGTGCCGTCGGCCTCACCTGGCCGCCGCAGACGGAAGAGGCGCTCATCGGGGAGGCGCACCTCATCTGCTACGACCTGGTGTGGGGTTGGTCGCCGCAACAGATTGCCGACGAAGTTCACCAACACTTGGACAAGCGGAGCGTGACGTTGCCGGATGTCGGAACGATGGTCAACGCCGCACACTCAATCTATTGCCCCGGCAACGTGTGTGACGCGCCTTCGCTTTGCACCTGA
- a CDS encoding FKBP-type peptidyl-prolyl cis-trans isomerase: protein MTPVNCLRVYSSIVFAACVAATVLMLAGTGTATAAGSCPTAAAPAGGTPDWTLSGTTGSIAVIGSTDTTAPRVTVTAPFSVNQTQVHTLHAGDGPVVSATAKVSVCYMGVNGRDGSVFDSSYDRGAPVDFPLTGVVPGFQKAIAGQKVGSTVAVAMVPADGYPDGQPSAGIRPGDSLIFAIKILSAAG, encoded by the coding sequence GTGACGCCCGTGAACTGTCTCCGGGTGTACTCCTCGATCGTGTTTGCGGCCTGTGTCGCGGCAACCGTTCTGATGCTCGCTGGAACGGGTACGGCAACCGCGGCCGGCTCGTGCCCAACCGCCGCAGCGCCGGCCGGTGGAACACCTGATTGGACGCTTTCCGGGACCACCGGCAGCATCGCCGTCATCGGATCCACCGATACGACCGCCCCGCGCGTGACCGTGACGGCACCGTTCAGCGTGAACCAGACCCAGGTGCATACGCTGCACGCGGGAGACGGGCCGGTGGTCTCAGCCACTGCCAAGGTTTCCGTCTGCTACATGGGTGTCAACGGACGCGACGGATCCGTGTTCGACAGCAGCTACGACCGGGGTGCCCCGGTCGACTTCCCGCTTACTGGAGTGGTGCCCGGCTTCCAGAAGGCCATAGCCGGACAAAAGGTCGGGTCTACGGTCGCCGTCGCGATGGTCCCCGCGGATGGGTACCCCGACGGTCAGCCCAGCGCCGGAATCCGGCCGGGCGACTCGCTCATCTTCGCGATCAAAATCCTCAGCGCCGCCGGCTGA
- a CDS encoding MBL fold metallo-hydrolase — translation MCGGGGNDVGGAAPRVVEGPAVDPIALEPVDELVITTLVDNSYDGLLTDMGPAQRMPMTRTPAVQAAQFGGGTTVPGMLAEHGFSALVTVRRGDRSHTLLFDTGISPDGMATNMERLGVDVADIEAVVLSHGHFDHAGGFAGLSRLRGRTGLPLTVHPLVWSQRRIAVPGRPGWELPTLSRTSLQNEGFEVIERRQPSILLDGSVLITGEIDRTTDFETGMQFHEAYRDGHWEPDPQILDDQALVVHVRGLGLVVLTGCGHGGAINIARHAMRLTGVDRLHGLLGGFHLTGPGFEPIIEPTVDALVELSPGLVVPAHCTGWRAQLRFATSLPDAFVPNAVGTSFVLSAA, via the coding sequence ATGTGTGGCGGTGGTGGGAATGATGTTGGCGGGGCAGCGCCCCGCGTCGTCGAGGGCCCGGCGGTCGACCCGATCGCGCTAGAGCCGGTAGACGAGCTGGTGATCACGACTCTGGTCGACAACAGCTACGACGGGCTGTTGACGGACATGGGCCCCGCGCAGCGAATGCCCATGACGCGTACGCCCGCAGTGCAGGCGGCCCAGTTCGGTGGCGGCACTACTGTCCCCGGAATGCTTGCCGAGCACGGATTCTCGGCGCTGGTCACGGTCCGCCGGGGCGATCGGTCACACACGCTGCTGTTCGATACCGGCATCTCCCCCGACGGCATGGCGACCAACATGGAGCGCCTGGGCGTGGACGTTGCCGATATCGAGGCCGTCGTTCTCAGCCACGGCCACTTCGACCATGCCGGCGGCTTTGCCGGCCTGTCGCGCCTGCGCGGCCGCACCGGGCTGCCGTTGACCGTGCACCCGCTGGTCTGGAGTCAACGCCGGATTGCGGTTCCGGGGCGGCCGGGGTGGGAACTTCCGACGCTGAGCCGGACCTCGCTGCAGAACGAGGGCTTCGAGGTGATCGAGCGGCGCCAGCCCTCAATCCTGCTTGACGGGAGCGTGCTGATCACCGGCGAGATCGACCGCACAACCGATTTCGAGACCGGGATGCAATTCCACGAGGCGTATCGCGACGGTCACTGGGAGCCGGATCCCCAGATCCTGGACGACCAGGCGCTCGTCGTTCACGTGCGCGGGCTCGGGCTGGTCGTATTGACCGGGTGTGGCCACGGCGGGGCGATCAACATTGCGCGCCACGCGATGCGGCTCACCGGTGTCGACCGGTTGCACGGCCTGCTCGGCGGCTTTCACCTGACCGGTCCCGGCTTCGAGCCGATCATCGAACCCACCGTCGACGCGCTCGTCGAGTTGTCCCCCGGCCTCGTCGTCCCGGCGCACTGCACGGGATGGCGTGCCCAGCTCCGGTTCGCCACGTCGCTACCGGACGCCTTCGTGCCCAACGCCGTGGGCACGTCGTTCGTACTGAGCGCCGCTTGA
- a CDS encoding carboxymuconolactone decarboxylase family protein, with amino-acid sequence MRNRFKMCAVAAAAALIISGTPSIAPRSSADGCGDVAPALVPPSGCAGPAPAPQAPSGSPPWVAAVQQRDPQFAASYQGMRERILKDGAIPAKYKLLMGMITDTIAAHPDGVRSLADSARAAGASEAEITEAVEVGYLYGGTAALVMGVNAFPGN; translated from the coding sequence ATGAGGAATAGATTCAAGATGTGCGCGGTCGCAGCAGCCGCCGCGCTGATCATCAGTGGAACCCCATCCATCGCGCCGCGCAGTAGCGCCGACGGGTGCGGCGATGTCGCCCCGGCGCTGGTGCCTCCGAGCGGCTGTGCCGGTCCCGCGCCGGCTCCGCAAGCGCCGTCGGGCAGTCCGCCATGGGTTGCAGCGGTGCAACAACGCGACCCACAATTTGCCGCCTCGTATCAAGGGATGCGGGAGCGGATCCTCAAAGACGGTGCGATTCCAGCCAAGTACAAGCTGCTGATGGGGATGATCACCGACACGATCGCCGCGCATCCCGATGGTGTCAGGTCGCTCGCCGACAGCGCTCGCGCCGCGGGCGCCTCGGAAGCTGAAATTACCGAGGCGGTCGAGGTCGGATACCTCTACGGCGGTACTGCCGCGCTCGTGATGGGTGTCAACGCCTTCCCCGGCAACTGA
- a CDS encoding type III PLP-dependent enzyme, whose amino-acid sequence MHAAIRSQLRDSLHRQASAHQWERLIAEYGTPLLVLDPQRVVAQYRLLSTDLRGFGLHYAVKALPHPTVVTALADCGGGFDVASSGEIDVLRGLGLPMNRCIHTHPIKKPAEIDYAYRAGIRTFVVDNPLEAQKFIGRPADIDVLVRLSFPNPSAKCDLSSKFGVTAAHADAVVKQLIAAGVRFGGFSFHVGSQATSAEPYGRAVRATLELVDHVRRTLGVDARIIDIGGGFPVTYREPVPSMGAISSAIDEAFGSRRSEFTLLAEPGRFLVAECMTLLTSVVGTSAREGQLWHYLDDGVYGSYSSAVSDVEPPILALRELGEHVSFSHQPVTLGGPTCDCVDVVACDYPMPQLAVGDVVVSPMMGAYTMVSASGFNGIAATPVVLAQRSSNYAEIEAANLIRQLPGKALTPITSAAVPP is encoded by the coding sequence ATGCACGCAGCCATCAGGTCGCAGCTGCGTGATTCGCTGCACCGGCAGGCATCCGCGCACCAGTGGGAACGTCTAATCGCCGAATACGGCACGCCACTGTTGGTCCTTGATCCCCAGCGGGTGGTGGCGCAGTACCGACTCCTGAGCACGGACTTGCGCGGATTCGGTCTGCACTACGCGGTGAAGGCGCTGCCGCACCCGACGGTCGTGACCGCCCTGGCTGACTGTGGCGGCGGCTTCGACGTCGCCAGCAGCGGCGAGATCGACGTGCTTCGCGGCTTAGGACTGCCGATGAATCGTTGTATTCACACGCATCCGATCAAGAAGCCTGCCGAGATTGACTACGCGTACCGAGCAGGCATCCGCACCTTTGTCGTCGACAATCCACTGGAGGCGCAGAAATTCATCGGCCGACCGGCCGACATCGACGTTTTGGTGCGGCTGTCATTCCCCAATCCGTCTGCCAAATGCGATCTTTCGAGCAAATTCGGTGTCACCGCCGCCCACGCCGACGCGGTGGTCAAGCAGTTGATCGCCGCCGGCGTCAGGTTCGGCGGCTTCAGCTTCCATGTCGGTAGCCAAGCGACGTCGGCCGAGCCGTACGGAAGGGCGGTGCGGGCGACGCTTGAGCTGGTCGACCATGTGCGCCGAACTTTGGGTGTCGACGCCCGGATTATCGACATCGGCGGCGGGTTTCCGGTCACCTACCGCGAGCCCGTACCGTCGATGGGCGCCATCTCCTCGGCCATCGATGAGGCATTCGGATCGCGCCGCTCGGAGTTCACCCTGCTCGCCGAACCGGGGCGGTTCTTGGTGGCCGAATGCATGACCCTGCTGACAAGTGTCGTCGGCACGTCGGCACGTGAGGGTCAACTGTGGCACTACCTCGACGATGGTGTGTACGGGAGCTACTCAAGCGCGGTGTCCGATGTGGAACCACCCATACTTGCGCTCCGCGAACTCGGCGAACACGTGTCGTTCTCGCATCAACCCGTCACCCTGGGCGGACCCACGTGCGACTGTGTCGATGTGGTCGCCTGCGACTATCCAATGCCGCAGTTGGCAGTGGGGGATGTGGTGGTCAGCCCGATGATGGGCGCCTACACGATGGTCTCGGCGTCGGGATTCAACGGCATCGCGGCCACGCCCGTCGTGCTGGCGCAGCGCAGTTCGAACTACGCGGAGATCGAGGCCGCCAACCTGATTCGTCAGTTGCCGGGGAAGGCGTTGACACCCATCACGAGCGCGGCAGTACCGCCGTAG
- a CDS encoding GGDEF domain-containing protein produces MYSLAQPRCYTAVHTGNERAPTCPYSEQVPWRAEPRPTTRVWHGIGLTAYLSMLALYAGAGHFYGAGFSHRFVWVLCGAVVIAVVVAFVGRWRGWQERRALLFGWPVASLLATVLVGAVAPAATQNLPGIITVTFGYIGLTCSRWRSLAFVPLGVAAFVVGGSKALPGSLTTVVLAAAMWVIVAEVPAWLISQLEEQSALLRKIAHTDALTQLLNRSTLGPQLSAHANGSAVVLIDLDNFKRYNDGHGHEAGDELLIAFADAIRWSIRNEDVAFRIGGDEFLLMLVGADRTEAEQVLDRLRHRWAEIGEPVSFSAGIASGEQDVMRLADEHMYANKRSRDVAAD; encoded by the coding sequence ATGTATTCGCTGGCGCAGCCCCGCTGTTATACGGCTGTTCATACCGGAAACGAAAGGGCTCCTACGTGCCCTTATTCTGAGCAGGTGCCATGGCGTGCCGAACCCCGACCGACAACAAGGGTTTGGCATGGGATCGGGCTGACGGCGTATCTGTCGATGCTCGCCCTCTATGCCGGGGCAGGGCACTTCTACGGTGCTGGGTTTAGCCATCGGTTCGTTTGGGTTCTGTGCGGTGCCGTCGTCATTGCGGTGGTCGTCGCGTTCGTCGGCCGGTGGCGAGGTTGGCAAGAGCGGCGCGCCCTGCTGTTCGGGTGGCCGGTGGCGTCGCTGCTCGCGACGGTTCTGGTTGGCGCCGTTGCGCCCGCCGCGACCCAGAACCTGCCCGGCATCATCACGGTCACGTTCGGTTACATCGGCCTGACGTGCTCGCGCTGGCGCTCGCTCGCCTTTGTGCCGCTCGGCGTTGCGGCGTTCGTCGTTGGCGGCAGTAAGGCTCTCCCCGGTTCGTTGACCACCGTCGTGTTGGCCGCGGCGATGTGGGTGATCGTCGCGGAGGTCCCGGCGTGGCTCATCTCGCAACTCGAGGAGCAAAGCGCGCTGCTCCGCAAGATCGCGCATACCGACGCGCTCACCCAATTGCTGAATCGGAGCACGCTCGGACCGCAGCTGTCGGCGCATGCCAACGGGTCGGCCGTGGTGCTGATCGACCTCGATAACTTCAAGCGTTACAACGACGGCCACGGCCATGAGGCCGGTGACGAGCTCTTGATCGCCTTCGCTGACGCGATCCGATGGTCGATCCGCAACGAGGACGTCGCCTTCCGTATCGGCGGCGACGAGTTCCTCCTGATGCTCGTCGGTGCCGACCGCACCGAGGCCGAGCAGGTCCTCGATCGGCTCCGCCATCGCTGGGCCGAAATCGGTGAACCAGTCAGCTTCAGCGCCGGGATCGCTTCCGGCGAGCAGGATGTGATGCGCCTCGCGGACGAGCACATGTATGCCAACAAGCGCTCCCGCGACGTGGCCGCCGACTAA
- a CDS encoding limonene-1,2-epoxide hydrolase family protein: MPPGVAAKNDTEQLVLDFIHAFYGQTIDIDAATALMAEDFIWQLHVPLSPVIVGRDAARAELEKHNSLSTGMIEGSEIRTIVSTGDTVIVERIDVNALGGQPVTFHVIAVFEVRDGALTHWREYWDTSHVAKQIGIEAAHMFDALA, encoded by the coding sequence ATGCCACCAGGCGTTGCCGCAAAGAATGACACCGAGCAACTCGTGCTCGACTTCATCCATGCCTTCTACGGGCAGACCATCGACATCGACGCGGCGACCGCCCTGATGGCGGAGGACTTCATCTGGCAGCTCCATGTGCCGCTCTCACCCGTGATCGTCGGACGCGACGCCGCACGGGCCGAGCTGGAAAAGCACAACAGCCTCTCGACGGGAATGATCGAGGGCAGCGAAATCCGCACCATTGTCTCGACCGGTGACACCGTCATCGTCGAACGAATCGACGTGAATGCGTTGGGTGGTCAGCCGGTCACGTTCCATGTCATCGCGGTCTTCGAAGTCCGAGACGGTGCGCTTACCCATTGGCGTGAGTATTGGGACACCAGCCACGTCGCAAAGCAGATCGGTATCGAAGCCGCCCACATGTTCGACGCGCTCGCTTAG
- a CDS encoding L-lactate permease: MYRQILDPLAHSLGLSSLVAAVPLAMLFVLLGVLRLRAWVASLLSLGVAIAIAVAVYRMPIGQAMLAGGEGAVFGFFPILWIVINAIWVYQMTVQTGHFDVLRRSFASVSDDHRIQAIIIAFSFGALLEALAGFGAPVAVTSVMLLALGFKPLKAAVLALVANTAPVAFGAMATPIITLGKVSGLSSDALGAMVGRQTPIMAVFVPLALVAIADGRRGVRETWPAAITAGVVFGVGQFATSNYVSVPLADVVASLLSAGAVVLLLRVTRPQSAPRAAVVAVGAADTPSPEFDPKLGRPESRAEVVRAYAPYAIIIAIFVICQLPAVKKCLDTATYTVHWPGLHLLTTKGNPSALPNFTFNLLTTPGTQMLVAGIVAMAVLRLSVAGAIKAYGATLYQLRWAIITVMAVLALAFVMNASGQTITLGTWMAGAGGAFALLSPILGWLGVAVTGSDTSSNSLFGALQVTAAAKAGLSPLLMAAGNSSGGVLGKMISPQNLAIAAAAVEMHGKEGDIFRRVVLWSVVFLAFICVLSGLQASVLSWMVV, translated from the coding sequence ATGTATCGTCAAATCCTCGACCCCCTTGCTCACTCCCTGGGTTTGAGCTCACTCGTGGCGGCCGTGCCGCTGGCGATGCTCTTTGTGTTGCTTGGCGTCCTGCGTTTGCGGGCCTGGGTGGCTTCACTGCTATCGCTGGGCGTGGCGATCGCGATCGCAGTTGCGGTGTACCGCATGCCAATTGGTCAGGCCATGTTGGCGGGTGGCGAGGGCGCCGTCTTCGGGTTCTTCCCGATCCTGTGGATCGTGATCAACGCGATCTGGGTTTACCAGATGACCGTGCAGACAGGACATTTCGATGTGCTGCGGCGCAGTTTCGCAAGCGTCAGCGACGATCACCGCATCCAGGCGATCATCATCGCGTTTTCGTTCGGCGCGCTGCTCGAAGCCTTGGCCGGATTCGGTGCACCGGTGGCGGTCACCTCGGTGATGCTGCTCGCCCTGGGCTTCAAGCCGCTCAAGGCTGCCGTGCTCGCGCTGGTCGCCAACACCGCGCCGGTCGCCTTCGGGGCGATGGCCACACCCATCATCACGCTCGGCAAGGTATCCGGATTATCGAGCGACGCGCTCGGCGCGATGGTCGGGCGTCAAACCCCGATCATGGCCGTCTTCGTCCCGCTGGCCCTGGTGGCCATCGCCGACGGCCGCCGCGGAGTTCGGGAGACCTGGCCCGCGGCGATCACCGCCGGCGTGGTTTTCGGCGTCGGGCAATTTGCCACCTCGAACTACGTGTCGGTGCCGTTGGCCGATGTGGTGGCCTCGCTGCTCTCCGCCGGTGCCGTGGTACTGCTGCTGCGCGTCACGCGTCCGCAGTCGGCACCGCGCGCCGCGGTGGTGGCGGTCGGTGCCGCGGACACCCCGTCCCCCGAATTCGACCCGAAGCTCGGACGGCCCGAATCACGCGCCGAAGTCGTCCGGGCCTACGCGCCCTACGCGATCATCATCGCCATCTTCGTGATCTGCCAGCTCCCGGCGGTGAAGAAGTGTCTCGACACCGCGACCTACACCGTGCACTGGCCGGGACTGCACTTGCTCACCACCAAGGGCAATCCCTCGGCCCTTCCGAACTTCACCTTCAATCTGCTGACCACGCCGGGCACCCAGATGCTCGTGGCGGGCATCGTGGCCATGGCGGTGCTGCGCCTGTCGGTGGCCGGCGCGATCAAGGCTTACGGGGCGACGCTGTATCAGCTCCGCTGGGCCATCATCACCGTAATGGCAGTTCTGGCACTGGCTTTCGTGATGAACGCCTCCGGTCAGACCATCACTCTCGGAACGTGGATGGCCGGGGCGGGCGGCGCTTTCGCGCTGTTGTCCCCCATTCTGGGCTGGCTCGGTGTGGCGGTGACCGGGTCCGATACCTCGTCGAACTCCCTGTTCGGTGCCCTGCAGGTGACCGCGGCGGCCAAGGCGGGGCTCTCCCCGCTGCTGATGGCCGCGGGCAATAGCAGCGGTGGTGTGCTGGGCAAGATGATCTCGCCGCAGAACCTCGCCATTGCCGCGGCGGCGGTCGAAATGCACGGAAAAGAAGGCGATATTTTCCGCCGGGTCGTGTTGTGGAGCGTGGTGTTCCTGGCTTTCATTTGCGTCCTGTCAGGACTGCAAGCCTCGGTGTTGTCGTGGATGGTGGTGTGA
- the zwf gene encoding glucose-6-phosphate dehydrogenase — translation MADKKPQTISYPAPESRPRRHDYDPLDPHVIVLFGATGDLAKRKLISGLAYLDQSELAPDIQVVATSLEELSDDEFRDIAKNAIDSYGTHKLTPEQWADFSKIVTYVPQGAGPTALANAVAQAEANLGPKVRRLHYLSVPPKAARDVITTLREANLVERSRVVMEKPFGTNLASAVALNDFLHETFDEAQIFRIDHFLGKEAAQNILAFRFANGLFEPIWNRNFIDHIQIDIPETLGLDQRANFYESTGAYKDMVVTHLFQVMAFVVMEPPTALEPYAISEEKNKVFRSMLPVKCSDVVRGQYDGYRGEPGVARDSDTETFIALKVGIDNWRWAGVPIYLRTGKKMAQGIRIISIAFKEAPRSMFPAGSGVGTQGPDHLTFDLADNSKVSLSFYGKRPGPGMKLDKLSMQFSSREIDTADQTLEAYERLILDAMRGDHTLFTTAEGIESLWARSQALLDDPPPAKVYPPSTWGPNAIHQLIAPNAWRLPFERGWRENKS, via the coding sequence GTGGCCGATAAGAAACCGCAGACGATCTCTTACCCGGCGCCGGAATCACGTCCGCGCCGCCACGACTACGACCCGCTCGACCCTCATGTCATCGTCCTGTTCGGCGCCACGGGGGACCTGGCCAAGCGCAAGCTGATTTCCGGCCTGGCGTATTTGGATCAATCCGAGCTGGCGCCGGACATCCAGGTCGTCGCGACATCGCTGGAAGAGCTGAGCGACGACGAGTTCCGGGACATCGCCAAGAACGCGATCGACTCGTACGGCACCCACAAACTCACACCCGAACAGTGGGCCGACTTCTCGAAAATAGTCACCTATGTCCCGCAGGGTGCCGGACCCACCGCACTGGCCAATGCGGTCGCGCAGGCCGAAGCAAACCTGGGCCCGAAAGTGCGCCGGCTGCACTACCTGTCGGTCCCGCCGAAAGCGGCGCGCGACGTCATCACCACGCTGCGCGAGGCGAACCTCGTCGAGCGCTCCCGGGTGGTGATGGAAAAGCCGTTCGGCACCAACTTGGCCAGCGCTGTCGCGCTCAACGACTTCCTGCACGAAACGTTCGACGAAGCCCAGATTTTCCGCATCGACCACTTCTTGGGCAAGGAAGCCGCCCAGAACATCCTGGCGTTCCGCTTCGCCAACGGTCTGTTCGAGCCGATCTGGAACCGCAACTTCATCGACCACATCCAGATCGACATCCCCGAAACCCTGGGTCTGGATCAGCGGGCGAATTTCTACGAAAGCACCGGCGCCTACAAGGACATGGTGGTGACCCACCTGTTCCAGGTGATGGCCTTCGTGGTGATGGAACCCCCGACCGCCCTCGAGCCGTATGCCATCAGCGAAGAGAAGAACAAAGTGTTCCGCTCGATGCTGCCGGTCAAATGTTCGGACGTGGTGCGCGGCCAATACGACGGGTATCGCGGGGAACCCGGTGTGGCAAGAGATTCCGACACCGAGACGTTCATCGCGCTCAAGGTCGGGATCGACAACTGGCGCTGGGCAGGTGTGCCGATCTATCTGCGCACCGGCAAGAAGATGGCCCAGGGCATCCGCATCATTTCGATCGCGTTCAAAGAGGCCCCACGCAGCATGTTCCCGGCCGGGTCGGGCGTGGGGACCCAGGGGCCCGATCACCTCACGTTCGACCTCGCCGACAACTCGAAGGTCTCGCTGTCCTTCTACGGCAAGCGGCCCGGCCCCGGGATGAAGCTCGACAAATTATCGATGCAGTTCTCCTCGCGGGAGATCGACACCGCGGACCAGACGCTCGAGGCCTACGAGCGGCTGATTCTCGATGCGATGCGCGGCGACCACACGCTGTTCACCACCGCCGAGGGCATCGAATCACTATGGGCGCGTTCGCAGGCACTGCTCGACGACCCGCCACCGGCCAAGGTGTACCCGCCCAGCACCTGGGGCCCCAACGCGATTCATCAACTGATCGCTCCCAATGCGTGGCGGTTGCCGTTCGAGCGGGGCTGGCGCGAAAACAAAAGCTAG
- a CDS encoding LLM class F420-dependent oxidoreductase produces MTDSTSGTKAAATSAAASRPVRIGVQLWAGGTPDYRTWRQAVLHAEELGADAIFGYDHFHKPFVDIVDGTPQLQDEQPEVNNFEAWTALASWGEITSRAEIGLLVSGMPYRNPDLVADMARTVDHISGGRLILGLGAGWYPHDFIAYGYEYGTVRSRMDQFDAGLERIEYRLNHLTPSPLRQIPILIGGGGERRTLPAAARHAHIWHSFEPIDEFRRKNELLKQLATDAGRDEAGIERAMAWTDAKAADAFLDEGVTLFTTEIHPDDNGYDFSELETMLAWRKQ; encoded by the coding sequence GTGACCGACTCGACGAGCGGGACGAAGGCCGCTGCGACATCCGCAGCCGCGTCGCGTCCGGTGCGAATAGGCGTCCAGCTGTGGGCGGGCGGGACACCGGACTACCGGACGTGGCGGCAGGCGGTGCTGCACGCCGAAGAACTCGGGGCCGACGCCATCTTCGGCTACGACCACTTTCACAAGCCCTTCGTCGACATCGTCGACGGCACCCCGCAACTCCAGGATGAACAACCGGAGGTCAACAACTTCGAAGCGTGGACTGCCCTGGCGTCGTGGGGGGAGATCACCAGTCGAGCCGAGATCGGACTGCTCGTTAGTGGGATGCCGTATCGCAACCCCGACCTGGTTGCGGACATGGCACGCACCGTCGATCACATCAGTGGAGGGCGATTGATCCTGGGCCTCGGGGCCGGCTGGTATCCGCACGACTTCATCGCCTACGGATACGAGTACGGCACCGTGAGATCGAGGATGGACCAGTTCGACGCGGGCTTGGAGCGCATCGAATATCGGCTCAACCATTTGACTCCCAGCCCGTTGCGTCAGATCCCGATCCTGATCGGAGGAGGCGGTGAGCGGCGCACCCTTCCGGCCGCGGCGCGGCACGCCCACATCTGGCACAGCTTCGAACCGATCGACGAATTCCGCCGCAAAAACGAACTCCTCAAGCAACTCGCCACCGACGCCGGGCGCGACGAGGCCGGCATCGAACGCGCGATGGCGTGGACCGACGCCAAGGCGGCCGACGCCTTCCTCGACGAGGGCGTCACGCTTTTCACCACTGAAATCCACCCCGACGACAACGGGTATGACTTTTCGGAGCTGGAGACGATGCTCGCCTGGCGAAAGCAATAG
- a CDS encoding cutinase family protein — MSALRVVRIVGVAAAMAWALVGAPISPSASADPCSDVEVVFARGTHQEPGLGNIGQAFVDSLTSQVGGKSVGVYAVNYPANDDYHASAPAGADDASGHIQGTVANCPKTKLVLGGYSQGSTVIDLATQAMPPTVADHVAAVALFGEPTSQFSSALWGGQPLPTINPIYTAKTISLCAQDDPICSAGGNIMAHVSYIQLGMTNQAATFAANRIR; from the coding sequence ATGAGCGCACTCAGGGTTGTTCGAATTGTTGGTGTCGCGGCAGCGATGGCGTGGGCGCTGGTCGGCGCGCCGATCTCCCCCTCCGCGTCGGCTGATCCCTGCTCCGACGTCGAGGTGGTGTTCGCTCGCGGTACCCATCAGGAGCCCGGCCTCGGCAACATCGGGCAGGCATTCGTCGACTCGCTGACCTCACAGGTCGGCGGGAAGTCGGTCGGGGTCTACGCGGTCAACTACCCGGCCAACGACGATTACCACGCCAGCGCACCTGCCGGCGCTGACGATGCGAGCGGTCACATCCAGGGCACCGTCGCCAACTGCCCCAAGACGAAGCTCGTGCTCGGCGGGTACTCCCAGGGCTCGACGGTGATCGACCTGGCCACTCAGGCGATGCCGCCCACGGTGGCTGACCATGTCGCCGCAGTCGCCCTCTTCGGCGAACCGACCAGTCAATTCTCGAGTGCGCTGTGGGGCGGCCAGCCGTTGCCGACGATCAACCCGATATACACCGCCAAGACCATCAGCCTGTGCGCGCAAGACGATCCGATCTGCTCCGCGGGCGGGAACATCATGGCGCACGTTTCGTATATTCAGTTGGGGATGACCAACCAGGCCGCCACGTTCGCGGCCAACCGAATCCGCTGA